A single region of the Brachypodium distachyon strain Bd21 chromosome 3, Brachypodium_distachyon_v3.0, whole genome shotgun sequence genome encodes:
- the LOC100821729 gene encoding trihelix transcription factor ASIL1 encodes MDSDDPRHDLRGRAPAPALPGASGGATTKKSGPGQPWSHAETMHLLDVYEDRWNKLRRGQLKAQQWEDVAAETTARCVASGAGAGQRKTGTQCRHKLEKLRKRYRAEAARPVASLWPFFRRMDQLERGPRAALSPPAAASDDEGEEEEEEEEEGEEDDEDEEGQRQVEEPELVPRNSKSINGILRDGGGGFRGFTSRPPQPQQPPPPSPCLTLSNAPPRKRVAYEAFQAQAAADRVKAEEAQADRSGAVAHGPFSDVLRDFGEGLMRLERRRMDVQWEIERGWKEVEARHSRMLQDAQRRIQDTIAAVAASASGKKARRDHGSSGDDDL; translated from the coding sequence ATGGATTCCGACGACCCGCGCCACGACCTGCGCGGCCGggcccctgcccctgccctGCCCGGTGCCAGCGGGGGcgcgacgacgaagaagagcgGGCCGGGGCAGCCCTGGTCGCACGCGGAGACGATGCACCTCCTCGACGTCTACGAGGACCGCTGGAACAAGCTGCGGcgggggcagctcaaggcgcAGCAGTGGGAGGACGTGGCGGCCGAGACCACGGCCCGCTGCGtcgccagcggcgccggcgccggccagcgCAAGACGGGCACGCAGTGCCGCCACAAGCTCGAGAAGCTCCGCAAGCGGTACCGCGCCGAGGCCGCCCGCCCCGTCGCCTCGCTCTGGCCCTTCTTCCGCCGCATGGACCAGCTCGAGCGCGGCCCGCGCGCCGCACTctccccgcccgccgccgcgtccgacgacgagggggaggaggaggaggaggaagaggaagaaggggaagaagatgatgaagacgAGGAAGGGCAGCGGCAGGTGGAGGAGCCGGAACTCGTCCCGCGGAACAGCAAGAGCATCAACGGCATCCtccgggacggcggcggcgggttcaGGGGCTTCACCTCCCGCCCGCCGCAGCCAcagcaaccgccgccgccgtcgccttgTCTGACGCTGTCCAACGCGCCTCCGCGGAAGCGGGTCGCCTACGAGGCGTTCCAGGCCCAGGCGGCCGCGGACAGGGTGAAGGCAGAGGAGGCTCAGGCCGACCGCTCCGGTGCCGTGGCCCACGGGCCGTTCTCGGACGTGCTGAGGGACTTCGGCGAGGGGCTCATGCGGCTGGAGCGGCGGCGCATGGATGTGCAGTGGGAGATCGAGCGCGGGTGGAAGGAGGTCGAGGCCCGCCACAGCAGGATGCTCCAGGACGCCCAGCGGAGGATTCAGGACACCAtagccgccgtcgccgcgtcGGCCTCGGGGAAGAAGGCCAGGAGGGACCATGGCAGCAGCGGGGACGACGACTTGTAG
- the LOC100821423 gene encoding phospho-2-dehydro-3-deoxyheptonate aldolase 2, chloroplastic has product MPLAPPAAAVRNPLLPSPALAPARRGGLIRAHAVRAAPSQWAPGSWRARPALQQPEYPDKAGLDEVLRTVESFPPIVFAGEARKLEERLADAALGRAFLLQGGDCAESFKEFNANNIRDTFRVLLQMSVVLMFGGQMPIIKVGRMAGQFAKPRSDGFEERDGVKLPSYRGDNINGDVFDEKSRVPDPQRMIRAYSQSAATLNLLRAFATGGYAAMQRVTQWNLDFTEHCEQGDRYMELAHRVDEALGFMSAAGLTVDHPIMTTTEFWTSHECLLLPYEQALTREDSTSGLYYDCSAHFLWAGERTRQLDGAHVEFLRGIANPLGIKVSDKMDPKELVKLIDILNPENRPGRITIITRMGPENMRVKLPHLIRAVRGAGQIVTWVTDPMHGNTMKAPCGLKTRSFDKILAEVRAFFDVHEQEGSHPGGVHLEMTGQNVTECIGGSRTVTFDDLSSRYHTHCDPRLNASQSLELVFIIAERLRRRRAASWALDNQPGTIPSSMGL; this is encoded by the exons ATGCCCCtcgcgccacccgccgccgccgtgcgcaACCCACTCCTCCCTTCCCCGGCGCTCGCcccggcgcggcgcggcgggctcATCCGCGCGCACGCGGTGCGCGCGGCGCCGAGCCAGTGGGCGCCGGGGAGCTGGCGGGCGCGGCCTGCGCTGCAGCAGCCGGAGTACCCGGACAAGGCCGGGCTGGACGAGGTGCTGCGGACGGTGGAGTCGTTCCCGCCGATCGTCTTCGCAGGGGAGGCGCGCAAACTGGAGGAGCGGCTCGCGGATGCCGCTCTCGGTCGCGCGTTCCTTCTCCAGGGCGGCGACTGCGCCGAGAGCTTCAAGGAGTTCAACGCCAACAACATCCGGGACACCTTCCGTGTCCTCCTGCAGATGTCCGTCGTGCTCATGTTCGGTGGACAGATGCCTATAATCAAG GTAGGAAGAATGGCAGGTCAATTTGCAAAGCCAAGGTCAGATGGTTTTGAAGAGAGGGATGGAGTGAAGTTGCCAAGCTACAGAGGAGACAATATCAATGGGGATGTATTTGATGAGAAGTCAAGAGTGCCAGATCCACAGCGCATGATCAGGGCATACTCACAGTCTGCAGCAACACTGAATTTGCTGCGGGCATTTGCCACAGGAGGTTATGCTGCAATGCAGAGGGTAACACAGTGGAACCTTGACTTCACAGAGCATTGCGAACAGGGTGATAG GTACATGGAGTTGGCTCATCGAGTTGACGAGGCTTTGGGGTTCATGTCAGCTGCTGGGCTCACTGTAGATCACCCAATAATGACAACAACAGAATTCTGGACATCACATGaatgccttcttcttccctacGAGCAGGCACTTACTCGTGAGGATTCCACATCTGGCCTCTACTATGACTGTTCGGCCCACTTCCTATGGGCTGGAGAGCGAACCCGTCAGTTGGATGGTGCCCATGTGGAGTTCCTCCGAGGCATTGCCAACCCTTTGGGTATCAAG GTTAGCGACAAAATGGACCCAAAAGAACTTGTGAAATTGATTGATATCTTGAATCCCGAAAACAGGCCAGGAAGAATAACTATCATTACGAGAATGGGACCTGAAAACATGAGAGTGAAACTCCCCCACCTCATACGTGCTGTTCGTGGTGCTGGCCAGATAGTAACATGGGTAACTGACCCAATGCACGGGAACACGATGAAGGCCCCTTGTGGCCTCAAGACTCGCTCCTTCGACAAAATTTTG GCTGAGGTGCGCGCATTCTTTGATGTCCACGAGCAAGAAGGGAGCCACCCAGGAGGGGTGCATCTGGAGATGACCGGGCAAAACGTGACGGAGTGCATCGGCGGGTCACGCACGGTGACGTTCGATGATCTGAGCTCTCGCTACCACACGCACTGTGACCCGAGGCTCAATGCCTCACAGTCGCTGGAGCTGGTGTTCATCATCGCCGAGCGcctcagaagaagaagggccgcCTCGTGGGCATTGGACAACCAGCCGGGCACCATTCCATCATCCATGGGACTCTGA